The following are encoded in a window of Pan troglodytes isolate AG18354 chromosome 4, NHGRI_mPanTro3-v2.0_pri, whole genome shotgun sequence genomic DNA:
- the SMIM15 gene encoding small integral membrane protein 15 isoform X1, with product MTLQLSGYSRGWGLSSDRPRGAKAKVPSCFGTAPRVLKPLHASSPTTWSPQDVAVSGSTLERSPPGCRHPPRAASPAAPRKSQRSAALPPPPPSRVLQLEVPRPTQQWRSRKLAPRLPHARLAARVACGRDAKAATSAFLLPVWR from the coding sequence ATGACCCTCCAACTGTCCGGCTACAGCAGGGGATGGGGGTTGTCTTCCGATCGACCTCGGGGGGCAAAGGCAAAAGTCCCTAGCTGCTTCGGAACCGCTCCTCGAGTCCTGAAGCCGCTCCACGCCTCCTCGCCCACCACTTGGTCCCCGCAGGACGTGGCAGTCTCGGGCTCCACCCTGGAAAGGAGCCCGCCCGGGTGCCGTCACCCGCCCCGCGCGGCCTCACCTGCCGCTCCCCGGAAATCTCAGCGCAGCGCtgccctgcccccgcccccaccctccCGCGTCCTCCAACTCGAGGTCCCAAGACCCACACAGCAATGGCGCAGCCGGAAACTGGCCCCTAGACTTCCTCACGCCCGGCTGGCGGCGCGGGTCGCCTGTGGGCGGGACGCAAAGGCCGCGACTTCCGCCTTCCTGCTTCCGGTCTGGCGGTGA
- the SMIM15 gene encoding small integral membrane protein 15 isoform X2: MFDIKAWAEYVVEWAAKDPYGFLTTVILALTPLFLASAVLSWKLAKMIEAREKEQKKKQKRQENIAKAKRLKKD; encoded by the coding sequence ATGTTTGATATAAAGGCTTGGGCTGAGTATGTTGTGGAATGGGCTGCAAAGGACCCCTATGGCTTCCTTACAACCGTTATTTTGGCCCTTACTCCACTGTTCCTAGCAAGTGCTGTACTGTCTTGGAAATTGGCCAAGATGATTGAGGCCAGGGAGAAGGAGCAAAAGAAGAAGCAAAAACGCCAAGAAAACATTGCAAAAGCTAAACGACTAAAAAAGGATTGA